The following are encoded in a window of Megalobrama amblycephala isolate DHTTF-2021 linkage group LG19, ASM1881202v1, whole genome shotgun sequence genomic DNA:
- the LOC125254589 gene encoding histone H3 has protein sequence MARTKQTARKSTGGKAPRKQLATKAARKSAPATGGVKKPHRYRPGTVALREIRRYQKSTELLIRKLPFQRLVREIAQDFKTDLRFQSSAVMALQEASEAYLVGLFEDTNLCAIHAKRVTIMPKDIQLARRIRGERA, from the coding sequence ATGGCAAGAACCAAGCAGACCGCTCGTAAATCCACCGGTGGCAAAGCCCCGAGGAAGCAGCTCGCTACCAAAGCCGCCCGTAAGAGCGCTCCGGCCACCGGCGGCGTCAAGAAGCCCCATCGTTACAGGCCCGGGACCGTGGCTCTCCGAGAGATCCGCCGTTATCAGAAGTCCACCGAGCTGCTGATCCGCAAACTGCCCTTCCAGCGGCTGGTCCGAGAAATCGCTCAGGACTTCAAGACGGATCTGCGCTTCCAGAGCTCCGCTGTCATGGCCCTGCAGGAGGCCAGCGAGGCTTATTTGGTCGGTCTGTTTGAGGACACCAACCTGTGCGCCATCCACGCCAAGAGGGTCACCATCATGCCCAAAGACATTCAGCTGGCCCGCCGTATCCGCGGAGAGCGCGCCTAA
- the LOC125254595 gene encoding histone H4 → MSGRGKGGKGLGKGGAKRHRKVLRDNIQGITKPAIRRLARRGGVKRISGLIYEETRGVLKVFLENVIRDAVTYTEHAKRKTVTAMDVVYALKRQGRTLYGFGG, encoded by the coding sequence ATGTCTGGAAGAGGCAAAGGCGGTAAAGGGCTCGGAAAAGGAGGCGCCAAGCGTCACCGTAAAGTTCTGCGCGATAACATCCAGGGAATCACCAAACCCGCCATCCGTCGTCTCGCTCGCCGTGGCGGTGTCAAGCGCATCTCCGGTCTGATCTACGAGGAGACCCGCGGAGTGTTGAAGGTGTTTCTGGAGAACGTCATCCGCGATGCCGTCACCTACACCGAGCACGCCAAGAGAAAGACCGTGACCGCCATGGATGTTGTGTACGCGCTGAAGCGACAGGGACGCACTCTGTACGGCTTCGGAGGATAA
- the LOC125254593 gene encoding histone H2B — MPEPAKSAPKKGSKKAVTKTAGKGGKKRKRSRKESYAIYVYKVLKQVHPDTGISSKAMGIMNSFVNDIFERIAGESSRLAHYNKRSTITSREIQTAVRLLLPGELAKHAVSEGTKAVTKYTSSK; from the coding sequence ATGCCTGAACCAGCAAAGTCCGCGCCTAAGAAGGGCTCCAAGAAGGCCGTCACGAAGACCGCCGGTAAGGGAGGAAAGAAGCGCAAGAGGTCCAGGAAGGAGAGCTACGCTATCTACGTCTACAAAGTCCTGAAGCAGGTTCATCCTGACACCGGCATCTCTTCCAAGGCGATGGGCATCATGAACTCTTTCGTCAACGACATCTTCGAGCGCATCGCCGGTGAGTCGTCTCGTCTCGCTCATTACAACAAGCGCTCCACCATCACTTCTAGAGAGATCCAGACCGCTGTGCGTCTGCTGTTGCCCGGAGAGCTGGCCAAGCACGCCGTGTCCGAGGGTACCAAGGCCGTCACCAAGTACACCAGCTCCAAGTAG